A single Xiphias gladius isolate SHS-SW01 ecotype Sanya breed wild chromosome 22, ASM1685928v1, whole genome shotgun sequence DNA region contains:
- the si:ch211-154o6.3 gene encoding probable E3 ubiquitin ligase complex SCF subunit sconB isoform X2 produces the protein MKRQVEDAPGALPSQTPPASKILKGEEESKTQAMPLPAARQRETGGEPEIGRQRERTEQAKVSHHCRSPDTSVSGDCPDFDEEQQLRQEEAEFTSLKASWEKAKFRLRLLKGHNDIVTCVVAIDNLVVTGSRDTTVKVWHVPTATEQKNLGGHTGGVTCLSAPPPEFCKRLAGSLSLSGKERFILSGSADCYVKIWALNIGQCVKSIYTFNAVTALCFVPEEDGYIITGSDGGKVQAWSWHSFENCQSINAHQEAVTSIQSQGPLVFSGSAEGGVSVWENRCSNRDPLRLLYHWSGQVTGCGGGPDGRLTLSPRGDRVFLAYGRAWLKILHWRTGMTSRLTNHSSITGVTDCVHQTGGLLIGPCYDLANGESTLNLFSLPECRYLTSLTWPDAPRILCFAAWTTGSGVHRWVTGGWDVIVWEQLPRSGKQRGDVTAKSDSRLDSCSLESEGDTEDDDETDDYEDEDNNDEGKDSRSDGAEERGSGSWLRCVLQ, from the exons atgaaaagaCAAGT GGAGGATGCTCCTGGGGCCCTTCCATCACAAACGCCTCCAGCCTCCAAGATCCTTAAGGGAGAAGAGGAGTCCAAAACTCAAGCAATGCCACTGCCGGCTGCCAggcagagggagacaggaggGGAACCAGAGATAGGCAGACAGCGGGAAAGGACAGAGCAGGCCAAGGTGTCACATCACTGCCGGTCTCCTGACACATCTGTGTCAGGAGACTGTCCAGACTTTGACGAGGAGCAGCAACTGCGACAGGAAG AGGCTGAATTTACATCCCTCAAAGCGTCTTGGGAGAAGGCAAAGTTTCGCTTGAGGCTGTTGAAGGGTCACAATGACATAGTCACCTGTGTGGTTGCCATTGACAACCTGGTGGTCACTGGAAG CCGGGATACGACGGTGAAGGTGTGGCACGTTCCCACGGCAACGGAGCAGAAGAACCTGGGGGGTCACACTGGTGGggtcacctgtctgtctgcacctCCTCCTGAGTTCTGCAAGAGGCTGG CCGGGTCCCTGTCTTTGTCCGGCAAGGAGAGGTTTATTTTGAGTGGCTCGGCAGACTGCTATGTGAAGATCTGGGCCCTGAATATTG GGCAGTGTGTTAAGTCTATCTACACGTTCAATGCTGTGACTGCTCTCTGCTTTGTGCCAGAGGAAGACGGCTACATCATCACTGGAtcag ACGGGGGGAAAGTCCAAGCCTGGAGCTGGCACAGTTTTGAAAACTGCCAGTCAATCAACGCTCACCAGGAAGCAGTCACCTCCATCCAG TCTCAGGGTCCGCTGGTGTTCAGTGGCTCAGCTGAGGGAGGGGTGTCTGTGTGGGAGAACCGGTGTTCGAATCGAGACCCCCTGAGGCTGCTATACCATTGGAGCGGCCAGGTGACGGGCTGTGGAGGGGGGCCGGATGGGCGTCTGACCCTCAGCCCACGGGGAGACAGAGTGTTCCTGGCTTATGGTCGAGCGTGGCTCAAGATCCTGCACTGGAGGACTG GAATGACATCCAGactgaccaatcacagcagCATCACCGGGGTAACAGATTGTGTCCACCAGACAGGAGGCCTCCTAATTGGCCCCTGCTATGATCTGGCAAATGGAGAGAGCACGCTAAATT TATTCTCTCTGCCTGAGTGTCGGTACCTGACCTCTCTGACCTGGCCTGATGCTCCCAGAATCCTCTGCTTTGCGGCGTGGACCACGGGGAGTGGAGTCCACCGGTGGGTCACCGGAGGTTGGGATGTCATCGTATGGGAGCAGCTTCCCAGATCTGGGAAGCAGAG GGGTGACGTCACAGCGAAGAGCGACAGTCGATTGGACTCCTGCTCGCTGGAGTCGGAGGGGGACacagaagatgatgatgagacTGATG ATTACGAGGATGAAGATAACAACGATGAAGGAAAAGACAGCCGGTCTGACGGTGCGGAGGAACGAGGGTCCGGCTCGTGGTTGCGCTGTGTTCTCCAGTGA
- the si:ch211-154o6.3 gene encoding mitochondrial division protein 1 isoform X1, with protein MGEVRKLQKKLRQIENLEIKISLTPEERAKISRKAELRSRLAELQLQLSGLQQTLGIVGDGKKEKMKRQVEDAPGALPSQTPPASKILKGEEESKTQAMPLPAARQRETGGEPEIGRQRERTEQAKVSHHCRSPDTSVSGDCPDFDEEQQLRQEEAEFTSLKASWEKAKFRLRLLKGHNDIVTCVVAIDNLVVTGSRDTTVKVWHVPTATEQKNLGGHTGGVTCLSAPPPEFCKRLAGSLSLSGKERFILSGSADCYVKIWALNIGQCVKSIYTFNAVTALCFVPEEDGYIITGSDGGKVQAWSWHSFENCQSINAHQEAVTSIQSQGPLVFSGSAEGGVSVWENRCSNRDPLRLLYHWSGQVTGCGGGPDGRLTLSPRGDRVFLAYGRAWLKILHWRTGMTSRLTNHSSITGVTDCVHQTGGLLIGPCYDLANGESTLNLFSLPECRYLTSLTWPDAPRILCFAAWTTGSGVHRWVTGGWDVIVWEQLPRSGKQRGDVTAKSDSRLDSCSLESEGDTEDDDETDDYEDEDNNDEGKDSRSDGAEERGSGSWLRCVLQ; from the exons ATGGGGGAGGTGAGGAAGCTGCAGAAGAAGTTGAGACAGATTGAGAATCTGGAAATAAAGATCAGTCTTACCCCAGAGGAGAGAGCTAAG ATCTCCAGGAAGGCGGAGCTGCGTTCCAGATTGGCTGAGCTTCAGCTGCAGCTTTCTGGCCTGCAGCAAACTCTGGGGATTGTGGGGGAcggaaaaaaggagaagatgaaaagaCAAGT GGAGGATGCTCCTGGGGCCCTTCCATCACAAACGCCTCCAGCCTCCAAGATCCTTAAGGGAGAAGAGGAGTCCAAAACTCAAGCAATGCCACTGCCGGCTGCCAggcagagggagacaggaggGGAACCAGAGATAGGCAGACAGCGGGAAAGGACAGAGCAGGCCAAGGTGTCACATCACTGCCGGTCTCCTGACACATCTGTGTCAGGAGACTGTCCAGACTTTGACGAGGAGCAGCAACTGCGACAGGAAG AGGCTGAATTTACATCCCTCAAAGCGTCTTGGGAGAAGGCAAAGTTTCGCTTGAGGCTGTTGAAGGGTCACAATGACATAGTCACCTGTGTGGTTGCCATTGACAACCTGGTGGTCACTGGAAG CCGGGATACGACGGTGAAGGTGTGGCACGTTCCCACGGCAACGGAGCAGAAGAACCTGGGGGGTCACACTGGTGGggtcacctgtctgtctgcacctCCTCCTGAGTTCTGCAAGAGGCTGG CCGGGTCCCTGTCTTTGTCCGGCAAGGAGAGGTTTATTTTGAGTGGCTCGGCAGACTGCTATGTGAAGATCTGGGCCCTGAATATTG GGCAGTGTGTTAAGTCTATCTACACGTTCAATGCTGTGACTGCTCTCTGCTTTGTGCCAGAGGAAGACGGCTACATCATCACTGGAtcag ACGGGGGGAAAGTCCAAGCCTGGAGCTGGCACAGTTTTGAAAACTGCCAGTCAATCAACGCTCACCAGGAAGCAGTCACCTCCATCCAG TCTCAGGGTCCGCTGGTGTTCAGTGGCTCAGCTGAGGGAGGGGTGTCTGTGTGGGAGAACCGGTGTTCGAATCGAGACCCCCTGAGGCTGCTATACCATTGGAGCGGCCAGGTGACGGGCTGTGGAGGGGGGCCGGATGGGCGTCTGACCCTCAGCCCACGGGGAGACAGAGTGTTCCTGGCTTATGGTCGAGCGTGGCTCAAGATCCTGCACTGGAGGACTG GAATGACATCCAGactgaccaatcacagcagCATCACCGGGGTAACAGATTGTGTCCACCAGACAGGAGGCCTCCTAATTGGCCCCTGCTATGATCTGGCAAATGGAGAGAGCACGCTAAATT TATTCTCTCTGCCTGAGTGTCGGTACCTGACCTCTCTGACCTGGCCTGATGCTCCCAGAATCCTCTGCTTTGCGGCGTGGACCACGGGGAGTGGAGTCCACCGGTGGGTCACCGGAGGTTGGGATGTCATCGTATGGGAGCAGCTTCCCAGATCTGGGAAGCAGAG GGGTGACGTCACAGCGAAGAGCGACAGTCGATTGGACTCCTGCTCGCTGGAGTCGGAGGGGGACacagaagatgatgatgagacTGATG ATTACGAGGATGAAGATAACAACGATGAAGGAAAAGACAGCCGGTCTGACGGTGCGGAGGAACGAGGGTCCGGCTCGTGGTTGCGCTGTGTTCTCCAGTGA
- the LOC120783996 gene encoding PILR alpha-associated neural protein — MERCSISPVTRLTALVSLLLVALVTQPSTCNRDDTEGEEQVDALSVQLSVTAQVTPTPLWAVVWGPTQPLDDDTYHFLSSQETDHLHQHGNQQEPSTATSEDWPYPDASMQPREETLLESREQEGADDGGTEAEETEPEEVDPQFYVTVTISSLLILTAVVIIAKLCYDRSCSQHPPPLSRGTAPPLSLALPRSLASEDSRQTLHSTSSSFTDRER, encoded by the exons ATGGAGAGATG CTCCATCTCTCCTGTCACACGACTGACTgccctcgtctctctcctcctggtTGCTCTGGTGACACAGCCCTCCACCTGTAACCGTGACGACACCGAGGGCGAGGAGCAGGTGGACGCCCTGTCGGTCCAGCTGTCCGTCACGGCCCAGGTCACACCCACCCCTCTGTGGGCGGTGGTCTGGGGTCCCACGCAGCCGCTGGATGATGACACCTACCACTTCCTCTCCAGCCAGGAAACTGACCACCTGCACCAGCATGGGAACCAGCAGGAGCCCAGCACCGCCACATCCGAGGACTGGCCTTATCCTGATGCAAGCATGCAGCCCCGAGAGGAGACACTGCTGGAGTCCAGGGAGCAGGAGGGAGCGGACGATGGCGGGACGGAGGCGGAGGAGACAGAGCCTGAGGAAG tggaCCCTCAGTTCTACGTCACCGTGACCATCTCCTCGCTGCTCATCCTGACGGCAGTCGTCATTATAGCCAAACTCTG TTACGATCGCAGCTGTTCACAGCATCCACCCCCGCTTTCCCGTGGCACGGCACCCCCCCTATCCCTCGCGCTCCCTCGTTCCCTCGCTTCGGAAGACAGCCGGCAGACGCTGCacagcacctcctcctccttcaccgACAGGGAGAGGTAA